The nucleotide sequence GGGATGAGTCGGAATTGGTCGAGTCAATCGTTAAGGAGGTGAAGAAAGTTCTAATCGAAATGTCAAGCAAGGAAAGAGATTATTTTCCGAGTTCTTCCAACAGAAAAGGTTGTTTGCAAGATGTTCTTTGTgattatgttgtttgtgaaatatgatttgagttttaaaaagttttagctaGTAAGATCTATTTATATTTGCGTGTGTGTATATTTCAGGTCAATCCAAAGACCACCAGACCCAAAACAACATCATCTCGTCTTTTGAGCCTCTAATGTCAGAGCTGGACCGACTACCAGGTCGTTCACAAGTGTTTGTTAGTTTTTGTAAAGACGAGCTTGGCGACAACTTTGTCATGCATCTCGTGTGGGCGTTGAGAGACTCTGACTCAGGGATCAATGTCTTCACAGACACCTGCAACCCTagagaaaaacaacaacaacaacaacaacaagaagtaTTGACAAGTAGTATAGAGAAGTCGAATATCGCGCTGGCCATATTCTCAAAGAGGTACCCGGGGTCAAATGGGTGCTTGAATGAGCTTGTAAAGATGAACAAGCTTGCAAAGGAAGGAAAACTTGTGGTCATTCCCGTGTTCTACAACGTGAAAACAAACGAAGTTAGAAAACTCGAGGGAGAGTTTGGAATACATTTTAGGGATACAAAAGAGAGATTTTCTATGGAACCAATGATGGTTCAAAGTTGGGAAGAATCCTTGAAGTCGCCTATTATGACAGGAAGGATAGACTTGACCTTGGAAGCACACATGTATAAAGAAACATTGAACCAATTCTTGTTTTGTAGTATGACTTAGTGTTTGGTCGTCTAATCAGTTTTCTACTCATGTTGCAGAAACGAATTTGCTCTTGTTGGCGCCATTGTTAGAGAGGTTTCAAGATTACTACCAAActctccaagaagaagaagaagaagaaaattagggATTAGAGAAGTACTGTATTCTTCAGGGCTTTAATTGCAACAATTATCTTTGTTCTCTTCATATCCCCTATGCCTATGCCTGACATGAATTTCTTTAAACTTGGTAAGTTTCTATAGGATTTCCCTTTATGGTTGTTGTCTTGTACAAGATTTTATGTTAGTAATGAGAACAAAAATGATGTTTTCTCAATAATGCGGTAAGAAAATGTACCATTCATACAATAACCATAACCTGGTTTAAACCGGTCCAAAAAGTAATCACACTCGATGGTGGTAAGTCAACTCGTGAGGCGTGAGGCGTGTCGCGTGTGACGAAGCAGTGACGACAAAGGCAAGGCAAAGTCCCTTTTTCTGATTCTCTAATTCTCCTCCACTATAAGAAGACATCCGTCGTCATAACCATCTTCCACTAAagctgacttttttttttttcccttaatcttatcgccaaaaaaaaaaaaacacatatttccAACAACAGCGACATTTCGACTCCAAAGTACATATCATTCGTTGTGATCAGGTTTTGTCCTATTCTCCTATCTTTACGAATCACCATCGTGTTAGACCTTTTCCtgatttttgggtttgatcTTTGTCGAACGATCCGTTAATGTTCAATTGCAGAAAGCATAATTGAAGGCTATGAACATGATGATTCTTGAATCTTTATTTGTCTTAGGTTTAATGATTTACTGACTCCAATAAGATGATTAAGTAAAATCCTACTCGAAATTTCTCaactttttgatgttttaattcGTTTCGTGACCCTTTCATGTGAAGATTGGTAAGAACGCATAGTATAAGAATCTGagattttggatttgttttgtgatccttTCTTTAAGGGAAATTGAGGTTGATCATGTGAAGATTATACAagattaaattgatttttgtatCCATTGTTTCATTattagcaaaaaagaaaaga is from Camelina sativa cultivar DH55 chromosome 20, Cs, whole genome shotgun sequence and encodes:
- the LOC104771696 gene encoding disease resistance-like protein CSA1; the encoded protein is MRDAKINVFTDEIEVKGRDLHNLFRRIEESRVAVAILSERYTESSWCLDELVKIKERMDQENLVVIPIFYRLDATNCKRLLGAFGDNFRNLEREYRSEPERIKKWKEALISIPKKVGLTLAGHRDESELVESIVKEVKKVLIEMSSKERDYFPSSSNRKGQSKDHQTQNNIISSFEPLMSELDRLPGRSQVFVSFCKDELGDNFVMHLVWALRDSDSGINVFTDTCNPREKQQQQQQQEVLTSSIEKSNIALAIFSKRYPGSNGCLNELVKMNKLAKEGKLVVIPVFYNVKTNEVRKLEGEFGIHFRDTKERFSMEPMMVQSWEESLKSPIMTGRIDLTLEAHINEFALVGAIVREVSRLLPNSPRRRRRRKLGIREVLYSSGL